TGCGCCATCGTCACCTCGACCACGTGCCCCCGGGGGCAGTCGTACGTGATCATCTGGCGCGGGGCGAACTCGACACCGCGGTCATCCTCGAAGCTGACCCCACCCAGCCCCGAACCACGCAGTACGCGATTAGACATGTCAAACCTCCGAGATCGTCATCCGTGCCAACGGTCGGCCGGCCCGGATCATTCCCATTTTGGCATGTCCGAGCCATATGTACGCACCTGACAACACCGTCGTCACCCGCTGTCATCACTTGTTCACAAATCACCGCGTGTCGCGGCGCCGCGCCGGTGCACCCGACGTACGACGTCCTGGATCGGTGTCCGGTTCACAGACAGTTGCCAGGAAGTGAGGATCTCTTCCTCAGCAATCGTCCCTAACGTCAGCGACCATGGTGCTACCCCGCCACAAGCTCCGTGGCCTCAGCTTCGTGAACGTGGCCCTGGTGGCCATCGTCGCGGTGATCGCTCTCACCGCGTACTTCCTGTTCTTCAAGAAGGATCCGCCGGCCGCCGGCGTGACCCGCCCGACGGTCGCCGTGCAGCGCGGCGACGTCACCGCGAGCGTCAGCTCCAGCGGCACCCTGCAGAGCTCGCAGACCGCCTCGCCGCAGTTCGAGACGTCGGGCACGGTCACGCAGGTGCTGGTCAAGGTCGGTCAGGTGGTGGCCAAGGGCGCGGCGATCGCGAAGGTCGACCCGTCGGCGGCCGAGCGGCAGCTCCGGATCGCGCAGCAGAACCAGATCGCGTCGGTGAACTCGGTCACAGCGGCCGAGGAGACCCTGCGCGACGCTCAGGACGCGCTCGACGCGGCCGAGGAAGCCTCCGCCTCACCTTCACCCACACCTACCTCCGGGGGCAGTCAGCAGACCCAGTCTCAGGGTCAAGGGCAGAGTCAGAGCCCGCAGGTTGCCGTCAGCAACGCCGAGGCGAGCCTGGCCAAGGCGAAGGCGGACAAGGAGCAGGCCGACCAGAACGTCGATGCCGCCCAGGCCGCCGTCGACGCGACCACGCTGAAGGCGCCGATCGCCGGGACGATCACCGCGATCAACGGCTCGGTCGGCTCGGTTTCCGGTGGGTCGAGCTCAGGCAGTGGGTCCAGCTCGGGGTCCAGTTCAGGGACGGGCAGTTCGGGTTCGGGGAGCAGCGCGCAGGGCTCTACCTCAAGTCAAGGTTCAGGCTCCACGAGTACGGGCTTCGTCGATATCGCCGACCTGAAGACGCTGCAGGTGGTCGCCGCGTTCGCGGAGGCGGACGCGATCAAGATCAAGGCCGGTCAGTCCGCGACCGTGACGCTGAACGCCGAGCCGGGTACGACCTTCACCGCCTCGCTCGCCTCGGTTTCGCCGACGCCGACCACGACGAACGGCGTCGTCTCGTACTCGGCCACGTTCAGCCTGGCGAAGCTGCCGGCGAACGCGCGGATGGGTCAGACGGCCAATGTCACGGTCCAGACCGCGAAGGCGGCGAACGCGTTGTACGTGCCGAGTACGGCGATCAGCACCAGCGGGACGACGTACACGGTGACGATGGCGAACGGCGGCGGCACCCGGGAGATCAAGGTCGGCGTCCGCGGCGACAGCTTCACCCAGGTCACGTCCGGTCTGAACGAGGGCGACGAGATCGAGCTGCTGCAGGGCGCGATCGGCGGCACCCAGACCGGCCAGGGCCGGACAGGTCAGCAGGGGCAGCCGGGTGGCGGTCAGTTCCCGGCCGGCGGGCTGGGCGGCGCGGGTACGGGCGCGGGGAACGGCGGCGCGGGTGGTTTCCGTGGTCGCTGACGCCCTGATCGACATCCGGGACGTCACCAAGACGTACGGCAGCGGTGAGACGGCCGTGCACGCGCTCCGGGGCGTTTCGCTGCGGGTCCAGGCCGGTGAGTACGTGGCGGTGATGGGATCGTCCGGATCCGGCAAGTCCACGTTGATGAACATCCTCGGCTGCCTCGACGTACCGTCGCGCGGGGAGTACTGGCTGGACGGCAGCAACGTCGCGCGGCTGAGCGAGGACCAGCAGGCACTCGTCCGCGGCCGGAAGATCGGCTTCATCTTCCAGTCGTTCAACCTGATCCCGCGGACGACCGCGCTCGCGAACGTCGAGCTGCCACTCACGTACGCGCACCTGCGCCGCGCCGAGCGTCGCCGGCGGGCGGGGCGGGCGTTGGAGCTGGTCGGCCTCGCGGACCGTACCGGGCACCGCCCGAACGAACTGTCCGGCGGCCAGCAGCAGCGGGTCGCGATCGCCCGCGCGCTGGCGACCGGCCCGCGGATCCTGCTGGCCGACGAACCGACCGGGAACCTGGATGCGCACTCGACCGCGGAAGTGCTCGCGATGTTCGACGACCTGCACGCGGACGGCCGGACGATCGTGGTGATCACCCACGAGCACGACGTGGCGGCGCGGGCGCGGCGGCTGGTGCAGGTGTCCGACGGCCGGATCGTCGCCGACGAGGTGACCCGCTGATGTCGCCACGCGACCTGATGGGCGCGGCATTGCGCGGTCTGACCGCGAACAAGCTGCGTTCGTTGCTGACCGTCCTCGGGGTGTCGATCGGCGTCGGCGCGGTCATCGTGCTGGTTGCGGTCGGCAACGGTTCGGGCAAGGCGGTGCAGTCCCGGCTGGAGGCGATGGGTACGAACCTGCTGACCGTTTCCACGACCGGCGGCGGTGGTGGCTTCCTGCGCGGACAGGCCGGGCCGGCCAACCAGCAGTACAGCCTGACGCTCGACGACGCGGCCGCGCTCGCGGACAAACGGCTCGCGCCGGACGTGGCCTCGGTCGCGCCGGTGATGACCAGCTCCGGTACGGCGACCAACGGCGACACCAGCTACACCGTGAACCAGGTGATCGGTACGACTCCGGATTACCTGCCCGCGACGAACACGCCCGTACAGCTCGGGCAATCGTTCACGCAGGCGGACGTGGACGCGTCACGGCGGGTCATCCTGCTGGGCCAGACCGCGGCGACCGAACTGTTCACCCGGCCGGCGGCCGCGGTCGGCCAGACGATCAAGCTCGGCGCCGTCGACTTCACCGTCCTCGGTGTCCTCGCGAGCAAGGACAGCACCGGCTTCAACGACCCGAACGCGACCGCGATCGTCCCGATCACCACGCTCCGCGCGACCCAGGCCGGGTACGGGGCGCTGAGCCAGATCGTCGTCCAGGCAGCGGCCACGGACCGCGTCGACACCGCCCAGGCCGAGGTCACTCAGCTGCTGACCGCGCGGCATCAGGTACCGGCGACGGAGACCTCGCCGTTCCGGATCACGAACTCGGCGCAGATCCTGCAAACCAGCCAGGACACCGCCGCGACCTTCACCGCGCTGCTGGCCACCGTCGCCGCGATCAGCCTGGTCGTCGGCGGGATCGGCGTCACCAACATCATGCTGGTCACGGTCACCGAACGAACCCGCGAGATCGGCATCCGGAAGGCGCTCGGCGCGCGGCGGCGGACGATCCTCGGCCAGTTCCTGATCGAGGCGACGCTGCTCAGCCTGATCGGTGGTGGCGTCGGGGTCGGGGTGGCGCTGATCGTCACCCGCTTCCAGCTCGCCGGCGTCCAGCCGGTACTGGTGCCGTCGTCGATCGGACTCGCGCTCGGCGTGTCCGCGGCCGTCGGCCTGTTCTTCGGCAGCATGCCGGCCCACCGAGCCGCCGGCCTCCGTCCCATCGACGCACTACGACACGAGTGAGGGTCCATTCATGAGTAACCAGACACCCGACGACTTCGCCCAGATCGGGTCCGACGAGGAGGTCGAGGCCGCGCTGAAGCCGAAGAAGACGCTCAACCTGCCGCTGGCGACCGCCGTCCTGGCCGGGATCGTGGTGCTGGCCGTCGGGCTGGCGGGCGGCGCCGGACTGCACTCCGCGTTTGCGTCGGACGCCACCTCCAACCAGGCCCAGGCCGGGAGTCGCGGTGGAGCTGGGGCGTACGGCGGCTATGGCTTGCGTGGTCAGAACGGTACGGGTCAAGGCGAGCGGCAGTTCCCTGGCGGGCAAGGCGGTGGCACGGCCGGGACGGTTGTGTCGGCGAGCGCGTCCGAGCTGGTCGTCAAGACCCAGTCCGGCAACGTGACCGTCAAGCTGACCGGTGACACCACCTACGAAATCACCACCAAGGGCACCGCCGCCGACCTGAAGTCCGGCGAGCAGGTGGTCGTCACCGGCCAGTCCACGAACGGCACCATCACCGCGAACAGCGTCCGCCAAGGGGCTTTCGGCAACTTCCGCGGCACCCCGGGCGCCACCCCTTCACCGAGGTAACGGCGGCGGCTCCGGGTGGTCAGCGGCGGGTGGCGACGAGGGCGACTGCTGTCGAGTCGAGGGTGAACTCGCCGCCGACGGCGTCGATCGCGGCGGCGGTGCGGGCCAGGATGGTGTCCAGTTTGCCGGCGTCGGCCAGGGGTTTGGCGAGGCCGGACGTGCGTAGCTGGTCGAGCCATTCGTCGCGGGTGTAGTCGCGGGACCACGGAAATGTCGGTCGGTCGAGGTCGGTGAATGCGCCGGTGGCGGTCAGGCCTTCGGCAGCTCGGTCCAGGAACGTCTCGTAGGCGCCGAGGGGTGAGGCGGCAACCGGCGAGCTGATGGGGGAGTCGGGGAGTACCTCGCGGTAGATGTCGGCGAAGGCTCGGCCCAGGTCGGCGGGCGGCTGCAGGACGTACCAGAAGACCGCGAAGCGGCCGCCCGGGCGGAGGACCGCGGCTGCCTTCGCGGGCCCGGTCGCGGGGTCGATCCAGTGCCAGGTCATCCCGGCGATGAGCGCGTCGAACGTACGGCCGGCTGGATTCCAGGTTTCGAACGGCGAGACCTCCACTTCGACGCCGGTGGTTCGCGCGTACGCCGCCATCCGCTCGTCGATCTCCACCCCGAGCACCCGGCACCCGGCCGCCTGCAACTGCCGCGCCGCGATCCCGGTCCCACACCCGACATCAAGCACCTCCGGCCCGGGCGCCGAGGAGGCGACCGCACCGATCAACGCATCCGGGTACCGCGGCCGCGCCCGGTCGTACAGCGCCGCGTCCGCCCCGAACGACTCAGCCATATCCCGCCGCCGATGCGGCTCACCCCGCGAGTCCCTCCTCGCCGGGGCCGGCTCGGGTGTGGTGGGGTTGGTGGGTGGTTCTGGCGATAGAGTGGGCATGTGCCCACGATAGTGGGCGAGTGCCCACTTAAATCAAGGGAAGGTTTGCATGCCGACCGGTGTCGCGTTGCGGGATGCTCGGGAGCAATTGTTCGACGCGGCCGAGCGGGTGCTCCTGCGGGAGGGGCCGGACGGGCTGACCAGCCGGGCGGTGACCACCGAGGCAGGGTGCGCGAAAGGTGTGCTGCACAAGTACTTCACCGACTTCGACGGCTTTCTCGCCGAGCTCGTACTGGATCGCATCCGCCGGCTCGACGGTCAGGCCGAAGTGCTGCTCAAGTCCGCCGGGCAGGGGAGCGTGGCCGGGAATCTGACCGCGATGCTCACCGAGCTGTTCGGGTCGGTCGCGGTGGCGATCGTCAGTTTGACCATCTCGCGCGACAGTCTCCGGGCCCGGTTGCGGGCGGCCGTGCCGACCGGGGTGCCGATTCTCACCGAGGCCGGACAGGTGCTGCTCGACTATCTGGCGGCCGAGCAGAAGCACGGCCGTATCCCGCCCGAAGCCGACCTGAACACGCTCGGCCTGACGTTGATCGGGTCGACTCATCTGCTCTTCGCCGACCGGACCGGCACCCGCCCGACGGTCGCCGAGGTCCGCGCCTTCGTCGAGTCCGTCCTGCCCCGCTGACTCGTCCCGCCACCGGGCACAACACCTAGCCCCAGCACGACACCTCGCCCCGGCGCCGGGCACGACCCTTCGCGTGCCACCCATCCGATCCGCGGAGAGATCGGATGACTCATTGACTCCTCAGCTTGGAAAGCGCTATCTTCCGACGAAATGAGGCCTGAAAAGTACAAATCAGGCTCTTCGTAGACGGGATGTGCGGGATGAGTGGGTCTGGGATCAGGGCGCTGCGGGTGGTTGCGGTGGGACTGGGGGTGGCACTGACGGTCGCCGGGTGTGGCGGTGGCGGCGGCGGGAAGGCCGCGCAGGATCCGTCCGCTCCGCTGGAGTTGTGGGCGCGGACCACGCCCGGCGGCGACGGCGAGAAGGGCATGAAGAAGCTGGCCGCGGCGTTCGAGGCGGCGACCGGGCAGAAGGTCGAGGTGACGGCGATCTTCGACGACTTCGAGACCAAGCTGTCCCAGCGCGCGGCCCAGAAGGACCTGCCGGACATCGTCATGAACGACTCGTCCCAGCTGGGCACCATGGTCGGCCAGGGCATCGTCCGCGAGGTCGACCTGAGCGCGATCAAGGGCAGCGACCAGCTGCTGGCGCCGGCCATCGAGGCTGCTCGCGCCGCGGACGGCAAGACCTACGGCGTGCCGTACTCCGCCCAGGCTTCCGCGCTGCTGATCCGCAAGGACTGGCGCGCCAAGACCGGCCTGCCCGTCCCGGCGAATTGGGACCAGCTGGTCGCCCTCGCGAAGGCCTTCACCACCCAGGACCCGGACGGCAACGGCAAGGCGGACACGTACGGGATGGCGGTGCCCGGCTCGACCAAGCGCGGGTACGCGTCGTGGTATTTCTCGAACTTCCTCTGGGCCGGCGGCGGTGACTTCATCGCGAAGCAGCCGGACGGGAAGTACAAGCCCGCGATGACCACGCCGGAGTCGATCGCCGCGACCACGTGGTTCCGCGACCTCGCGTGTACGTCGAAGGTGATCCAGCCGGGCGCGGCGACGATGGACACGCCGCCCACCAACGAGACGTTCGAGGCCGGCAAAACCGGGATGTACGTGGTCGGCCCGTACCTGATGCCGCGCTTCGACAGCTCGCTCGGCAAGGACAAGTACGAGGTCGTGCCGATGCCGAAGGGTCCGAAGGACTCGACCGTGCTCGCCGAGGGCGGCAGCGTGTACCTGATGGCCGGCTCGAAGAACGAGGCGGCGCAGAACGCGTTCGCCGCGTACGCGATCTCCGCCGAAGGCCAGAAGATCGGGATGGAAGGCGAGAAGGCGTTCATCGTGCAGTTGCCGGTGAACAAGTCCGTCGACATCACCTCGGTACGCCCGGACCCGCGCTGGAAGCTGTACGCCGACGCGTACCGCGAGCACGGCCGGTACGCGCCCTCGATCCCGAACTGGACGGTCGTCCGGCAGAGCACCGCGGACACCGTGAACGCGCTGATCGCGGACTGTGGTCTGGACACCGGCGCCGAGCTGAAGAAGCTCGACCAGAAGCTCGGTGAGGCGCTCGGTCAGCAGGGCATCGGCGCGTCGTGAGCGTTCGCGAAGCGGCTCCGCTGACGGCCCGGGCGCCGGTCACGCGGACCTCCGCCCGGGACCGGCGGCGCCGGGGCGGCCAGTGGTGGGTGCCGTGGCTGTTCCTGGCGCCGGCCCTGGTGCTGTTCCTCTACTTCAAGTTCATCCCGATGGCGCGAGCCGTGTCGATGTCGGTGCAGGAGGTCCGGCCGTACCTGGGCAACACCTGGGTCGGCGGCGCCAACTACGCCGAGATCCTGTCCTCGGACGGGTTCCGCTCGGCCGCCTGGAACACGGTCGTGCTCGCCGTCGGGCAGACCTTCGGCTCGATGGTGCTCGGGTTCGGGCTGGCGCTGCTGGTCGAAGGGCAGACCCGCAAGCTGACCTTCATCCGGTCGGCCGCGTTCCTGCCGGTCGTCGTGCCGCTGGCGGTGACGGCGGAGCTGTGGCGGATCATGTACCACCCGACGGGCGACGGCCTGATGAACCAGGTGATCGGCCTGATCGGCCTCGGCCCGTCCGGGTTCATCAACGACCCGCATACGTCGCTGGCGTCGATCGCGGTGACCGGGATCTGGCGCGGGGCGCCGTACGACATGATGATCTTCCTCGCCGGACTGGCCGGGATCGACCGCGGGCTGTACGAGGCCGCGACCGTCGACGGCGCGTCCACCTGGCGCCGGATCGTGCATGTCACGCTGCCCGGGCTGCGGCCGGTGTTCGCGATCCTGTTCGTACTCGCGGCAGTCCGCGGATTCCGTACCTTCACCGAGGTGTTCCTGCTGACCAACGGCGGCCCGAACGGCTCGACCGAGGTCGTGATGACGCTCATCTACAAGCTCGGCCTGGAACAGAGCCGGCTCGGCGTCGGCTCGGCCGGGGCGGTGCTGCTGTTCGCGGCGACGCTCGTGCTGACGGTGTGCGTCCAGTTGCTGCGACGGAGGAGGTCCGCATGAGTGCCGCCACCGAGACCGCGCTCGGCCTGACCGAGAGCAAGGGCGTCGGCGCCAGGGTGGCGAAGTTCGTCATCTACGCGGGGCTGTTCGTCGTCTTCGCCGGCCCGCTGCTGGCACTGCTGGTCGGTTCGTTCAGCCACGTGTCGGACCCGACCCAGCTGAGCGTGGTGCCGAACCGGCCGACGCTCGGCAACTTCAGGATCGCCTTCGACCACGGCGTCCTCCGGTACCTGCTGAACTCGTTCTTCGTGGTCGGCTTCGGCCTGCTGCTGCAGGTGGCGGTGTCGGTACTGGCCGGGTACGCGCTGGCCCGCAAGGTGTTCCCGCTGATGACGCTGGTGCTGGTCGCGATCCTGGCCACGATGATGCTGCCGGAGGAGATCCTCGCGCTGCCGCTGACGCTCGTACTGGCCGATCTGCCGGTGCTGCACCTGAATCTGATGGGCACGCTGGCCGGGATGATCGTGCCGCTCGGCGCCTGGGCGTTCTCGATCCTGGTGATGACCGAGTTCATGAAGGACGTACCGCGTGAGCTCGAGGAAGCGGCCCGGATCGACGGCGCCGGCGAGCTGCGGATCTTCGCCCAGATCATCCTGCCGCTGTGCAAGCCGGCGCTCGGCGTGATCGGGGTGTTCGGCTTCACCATGATCTGGGACCAGTACCTGCTGCCGTTGCTGGTGGCGCAGAACTCGTCCTCGTACACGCTGCCGCTGGCGCTGCGGACGCTCCGGATCGACCAGGCGGTCACCCCGGGCGTCGTCCTCGCCGCGTCACTGCTCGCATTGCTTCCGTCGGTACTCGTGTTCCTGTTCTTCCAGCGTTCGTTCGCCCGGGGCCTGACCTCCGGCGCACTCAAGGGGTGAGACATGGATCGTCGTACGTTCCTCGCAACCGCCGGCCTGGCCGGCGTCACCGCGGCCGCCGGCCTGACCGCAACGCAGACCGCGATGGCCGGGACCGGAAACGGAACCAGGGCCGAGGTGGTCCGGACGCTGACTGAGCTCCGGGTCGCGATCAGCCGCGCCGTACCGGGCAGCGTGATCACCGTTGCCAATGGCACCTATGCCGTACCGGCCGGGGCACCGCTCGCGATCACCGGCAAGCGCGGGCAGCCGGACCGCCCGATCGTGATCCGGGCCGAGTCGGTCGGCGGCGTGGTACTGACCGGCGAGCAGAGTTTCGTCCTCACCGGATCGTCGGACGTCACGCTCAGCGGCTTCGCGTTCCGGCAGAGCACGACGCTGGACATCCCGCCGGACTGCCGGCGCATCCGGCTCACCCGCAACGACTTCCAACTGGCCGATCTCGACGGCCTGCACTGGGTGATGATGCGCGCGGACGACTCGACCATCGACCACAACGAGTTCCACGACAAGTCCAAGCTCGGGATCTACCTCGGCATCGAAGGCGCGGGCAGCGACCAGATGGCGCGCGGCGTACACATCACCCGCAACTACTTCCGTGACCACACCTTCCCGGGCGACAACGGCGGCGAGCCGATCCGGCTCGGGGTCAGCCCGCGGGCGCTGTCGACGGCCGGGGCAGTAGTCGAGCTGAACCTGTTCGAGCGCTGCAACGGTGACCCAGAGGCGATCTCGGTGAAGTCGTCCGGCAACACGCTCCGGCACAACACGGTCCGCGACAGCCTGGGCGGCATAGTGCTCCGGCACGGCAACGGCACCCGGGTCGACGGCAACTTCCTGCTGTCCGGCCAGAACGGGATCCGGATCTACGGCAACGACCACCTGATCGTGAACAACTACCTTGACCGGATCAGCGGCGCCGGGGTCGTGCTCGGCAGCGGCAACGTACGGGACCACTATCCGGGCGAGCCGTCCAAGTCGCGGACCGGCAACGACGCGCCGGACCGGGTACGGATCGCGCTGAACACCGTGCTGGACTGCGAGTCCGGGATCATCGGCGAAAGTCACCGTACGCTGCCGCCGCTGGAGTGTGCCGTGACGGACAATCTGTTGATGGCGGACAGCGGGCAACTGGTGAACATGCCGTTCCAGGACGGCATCTCCTGGTCGGGCAACATCCACTGGGGACAGGGCGCGGACGGCAACGCGCCGGCGGCCGCGTTCACTCGCGTCGATCCGCGGCTCGCGGCCGGTCCGGACGGCGTACGGCGCCTCGGGCCGGGCAGTCCCGCGATCGACGCGGCGTCCCGGACGTACGCCGAGGTCGACGTCGACTTGGACGGGCAGCACCGGACCCGGCGCGCGGACGTCGGCGCGGACGAGTACTCGCGGAGTGCCGTCAAGTTCCGCCCGCTGACCGCCGCGGACGTCGGGCCGCACGCGCGATGACCACCCAGCTGCGTACGGAGCAGCAGACCGCCGCCGATCAAGAGACGATCCGGTCGTACCTGGACCGGCTCCGGCTGGACCTGGTCGTGGCCGCGCGGATCACCAAGGTGCATCGGGAATGGTCGCGGCCGCTGCAACCGGATCCGTTCACCAGGCTGTACCTGATCCTCGAAGGCGAGGGCCGGCTCGTGGTGCGGGACCAGGAGCTCTACCCGAAGCCCGGTGAGCTCGTTTACCTGCCGGCCGACGTTCCGGTGTCGTACGAGACGATCAGCGACAACGTGTTCCGCAAGCACTGGCTGCACTTCTCCGCGCTGATCGGCGACCGGGACATCGGCGAGCTGCTGACCTTGCCGTACATCGTCCCGAGCAAGGCTCCGGAAGAGGCGGCGGCGCTGTTCGAACAGGTCGGTGCGGCCGACCGCGACCCGCCCGGGCTGGCGACGCCGCTGCGGCTGCGGTCCGCGTTGACCGCGCTGTTCGCGCACTTCCTGGACAGCGTGCCGCCGGGAGAGGTGCGGTTGTCGCCACAGCAGACCAGTGAGTCGGAGATAGTGCAGTACATCCAGGAGAACCTGGCCACGCTGCCGAGCGTCGAGGAGCTGGCCGGCCGGTTGGGCTACGACCTGCCGGCCTTCCTGCGGCACTTCCGGACCGAGTTCGGCCTGTCGCCGAAGCAGTACATCAAGCGGGCCAAGATCGAGTGGGCGCAGCGTGAGCTGGCGGCGACCGCGCGGCCGATGGAGGAGATCGCGGCCGCCGTCGGCATGGACCAGTCGTACTTCTCGAAGGTGTTCCGGCAGGTCAGCTCGGTGACGCCCAGCGCGTACCGAAAGCTCTACCGCTAGACGACGGTCGGCTGCCTGTTACCCGCGTCGGTGATGCCTCGGCGCATGTCGACGCGGGTCAGCAACGCCAGACCGATCACGAAGAAGATGCCGAGGGCGACGATCGCGGGCCGGTACGAGCCGGTGATCTGGTGTACGAGACCGAAAACGAGCGTGCCGAGCCAGGACGTACCGCGTTCACCGGCCTGGTACAGCGAGAAGTACTCCGCTTCGCGCCCTTTCGGAATCAATTGGCTGAACGCCGACCGGGACAAGGCCTGCGTACCACCGAGGACAATTCCGATCGCGAATCCCATCGCCAGGAACGGCCCGATCTTCCCGGCCGGCAGCAGGAAACCCGCGATCACGATCAGCATCCAGATCACCAGACCGCCGGTAATGGTCCGGTGCGCTCCGTACCGCTGCGCGACCCGCCCGAACACGATCGCGCCGAAGAACGCGACGAACTGCACCATCAGAATGGTCGCGATCAGTACCTGAGTCTGGAACCCGAGCTGCTTCTCGCCGTACGTCGACGAAACCGAGATCACGGTCTGAATACCGTCGTCGAAGAACAGGTACGCGACCAGGAACAACAGCGTCATCGGGTACGTACGAATGTGCTTCAGCGTCGCCGCCAGCTGCCCGAAACTCTGGCGTACGAGTCCGCGGCTGCGCACCGGCTCGACGCTGACCGGAGGCCGGTCCCGTAGCCGGACGAACGGGATGATCGTGAACAGGCCCCACCAAATGCCCGCGCTCAGCAGACTGAGCCGCACGGCCGTGCCCTGGCTCATCCCGAGCGCGTCGTGCGCGGTCACGACGGCAAGGTTGATCGCGAGCAGGATGAACCCGCCCGCGTACCCGAACGCCCAGGCCCGTGACGACACCGCGTCGCGCTGGTCCGGGGGAGCGATGTCGATCAGGATCGAGTCGTACACCACGAGCGCCGCGCCGAGACACAGGTTGCCGATGAAGAGCAGTAACGCGCCGAGCGCCCAGCGGCCGCCGCCGACGAACACCATGCAGCACGCGGCCAGCGCGCCGACCCACGCGAGACCGCACATCAGCAGTTTCTTGCGGGCCATCCGGTCCGCGATCGCGCCGACCACCGGCAGGAACAGCGCCGAGAACAGCGTCGCGACCGTGACCACGTAGAACGCCAGCGAGCCGGGCGAGATCGCCAGCCCGAGTACGTGCAGGTTGGTGTTGCACGGCCGGTCGGTGGTGCCCGCGTACCCGCAGGCCGCGGTCTCGGCGACCGAGGTCAGGTACGGAGCGAACAGCACCGTGCCGACGGTGGTGACATAGCCCGAGTTCGCCCAGTCGAAGAGGCTGAACCCCCAGTACTCGCGCTTGTCCACACCGTCCGGGGCGGAGAGAAGTCCCATGCGCGGAAGTGTGTCAGGTCCGGGGGACGATAGGTCGTACCTCGGGATAACAACTTCAGTGCCCGGCTAATGCCACTGCCCGCGCTGGATCAGGACGTCGCGCAGCACGTCGGTCCGGTCGGTGATGATGCCGTCGACCCCGGCGTCGAGCATCCGGCCGATCTCGTCCGGATCGTCGACCGTCCAGACGTGGATCTGTTTGCCCCGGGCATGCGCCCGTTCGATCAGTCCGGGCGTCAGTACCTTCAGCGACCCGTACCGCTCCGGGATCTGCAGGCACGCGCCGGCCGCCGGCACCCCGAAGGGCAGGAAGCGGATCAGCGCGATCTCGTACTCGCCGTACCCGGTGCACAACTCCGGCCCGAGCAGCTTTCGCATCCGGTTCACCCGGGCCTGTGAGAACGACGAGACGCACACCCGGTCGATCGCGTTGGCGCTCCGCAACACCCGCGCGGACGGTTCCAGCCCGCCCGCCGCCTTCACGTCGAGGTTGAACCGGACCTCCGGGAAGTGCTCCAGCAGCTCGTCCAGCCGCGGGATCGGCTCGTGCCCGTTGATCCGCGCCT
The genomic region above belongs to Kribbella solani and contains:
- a CDS encoding efflux RND transporter periplasmic adaptor subunit, yielding MVLPRHKLRGLSFVNVALVAIVAVIALTAYFLFFKKDPPAAGVTRPTVAVQRGDVTASVSSSGTLQSSQTASPQFETSGTVTQVLVKVGQVVAKGAAIAKVDPSAAERQLRIAQQNQIASVNSVTAAEETLRDAQDALDAAEEASASPSPTPTSGGSQQTQSQGQGQSQSPQVAVSNAEASLAKAKADKEQADQNVDAAQAAVDATTLKAPIAGTITAINGSVGSVSGGSSSGSGSSSGSSSGTGSSGSGSSAQGSTSSQGSGSTSTGFVDIADLKTLQVVAAFAEADAIKIKAGQSATVTLNAEPGTTFTASLASVSPTPTTTNGVVSYSATFSLAKLPANARMGQTANVTVQTAKAANALYVPSTAISTSGTTYTVTMANGGGTREIKVGVRGDSFTQVTSGLNEGDEIELLQGAIGGTQTGQGRTGQQGQPGGGQFPAGGLGGAGTGAGNGGAGGFRGR
- a CDS encoding ABC transporter ATP-binding protein produces the protein MVADALIDIRDVTKTYGSGETAVHALRGVSLRVQAGEYVAVMGSSGSGKSTLMNILGCLDVPSRGEYWLDGSNVARLSEDQQALVRGRKIGFIFQSFNLIPRTTALANVELPLTYAHLRRAERRRRAGRALELVGLADRTGHRPNELSGGQQQRVAIARALATGPRILLADEPTGNLDAHSTAEVLAMFDDLHADGRTIVVITHEHDVAARARRLVQVSDGRIVADEVTR
- a CDS encoding ABC transporter permease; this encodes MSPRDLMGAALRGLTANKLRSLLTVLGVSIGVGAVIVLVAVGNGSGKAVQSRLEAMGTNLLTVSTTGGGGGFLRGQAGPANQQYSLTLDDAAALADKRLAPDVASVAPVMTSSGTATNGDTSYTVNQVIGTTPDYLPATNTPVQLGQSFTQADVDASRRVILLGQTAATELFTRPAAAVGQTIKLGAVDFTVLGVLASKDSTGFNDPNATAIVPITTLRATQAGYGALSQIVVQAAATDRVDTAQAEVTQLLTARHQVPATETSPFRITNSAQILQTSQDTAATFTALLATVAAISLVVGGIGVTNIMLVTVTERTREIGIRKALGARRRTILGQFLIEATLLSLIGGGVGVGVALIVTRFQLAGVQPVLVPSSIGLALGVSAAVGLFFGSMPAHRAAGLRPIDALRHE
- a CDS encoding class I SAM-dependent methyltransferase; protein product: MAESFGADAALYDRARPRYPDALIGAVASSAPGPEVLDVGCGTGIAARQLQAAGCRVLGVEIDERMAAYARTTGVEVEVSPFETWNPAGRTFDALIAGMTWHWIDPATGPAKAAAVLRPGGRFAVFWYVLQPPADLGRAFADIYREVLPDSPISSPVAASPLGAYETFLDRAAEGLTATGAFTDLDRPTFPWSRDYTRDEWLDQLRTSGLAKPLADAGKLDTILARTAAAIDAVGGEFTLDSTAVALVATRR
- a CDS encoding TetR/AcrR family transcriptional regulator, translating into MPTGVALRDAREQLFDAAERVLLREGPDGLTSRAVTTEAGCAKGVLHKYFTDFDGFLAELVLDRIRRLDGQAEVLLKSAGQGSVAGNLTAMLTELFGSVAVAIVSLTISRDSLRARLRAAVPTGVPILTEAGQVLLDYLAAEQKHGRIPPEADLNTLGLTLIGSTHLLFADRTGTRPTVAEVRAFVESVLPR
- a CDS encoding sugar ABC transporter substrate-binding protein; translated protein: MGLGVALTVAGCGGGGGGKAAQDPSAPLELWARTTPGGDGEKGMKKLAAAFEAATGQKVEVTAIFDDFETKLSQRAAQKDLPDIVMNDSSQLGTMVGQGIVREVDLSAIKGSDQLLAPAIEAARAADGKTYGVPYSAQASALLIRKDWRAKTGLPVPANWDQLVALAKAFTTQDPDGNGKADTYGMAVPGSTKRGYASWYFSNFLWAGGGDFIAKQPDGKYKPAMTTPESIAATTWFRDLACTSKVIQPGAATMDTPPTNETFEAGKTGMYVVGPYLMPRFDSSLGKDKYEVVPMPKGPKDSTVLAEGGSVYLMAGSKNEAAQNAFAAYAISAEGQKIGMEGEKAFIVQLPVNKSVDITSVRPDPRWKLYADAYREHGRYAPSIPNWTVVRQSTADTVNALIADCGLDTGAELKKLDQKLGEALGQQGIGAS
- a CDS encoding ABC transporter permease subunit; the protein is MSVREAAPLTARAPVTRTSARDRRRRGGQWWVPWLFLAPALVLFLYFKFIPMARAVSMSVQEVRPYLGNTWVGGANYAEILSSDGFRSAAWNTVVLAVGQTFGSMVLGFGLALLVEGQTRKLTFIRSAAFLPVVVPLAVTAELWRIMYHPTGDGLMNQVIGLIGLGPSGFINDPHTSLASIAVTGIWRGAPYDMMIFLAGLAGIDRGLYEAATVDGASTWRRIVHVTLPGLRPVFAILFVLAAVRGFRTFTEVFLLTNGGPNGSTEVVMTLIYKLGLEQSRLGVGSAGAVLLFAATLVLTVCVQLLRRRRSA